The Polyodon spathula isolate WHYD16114869_AA chromosome 10, ASM1765450v1, whole genome shotgun sequence genome contains the following window.
GTGTAGTTGCAAAGGAAACGAAGTAGGAGTGCCTGAAGCCTTAACTCATCTACACTACTTATTATCTCTGTTTTCCTTTCTCAGAAAATTATGACCTACCTGTTTGATTTTGACCATGGTCCCAAGGTAAGCAGCTTGTTCGTCCTCACTGAAAGATGACTTTTATTGTTCCACAGTCCTGTTCAGTTGTATAGCGGTACTAAAATATGATTCCTGCGTTAaagaaatattaatttatatattaatcactgaagcaaaaagaaaaagcattactCAACCTTCCTAAATATGTTCACACATGTCGTATTGACCAGTGTATGGTACTAGTAGAGGAGCAGTGGACGCAGGTAAATGGGCCACGTGTGTGGATCTGATTGCAGCCTGTTGTGCTTGCAGCCTGGCACTCCCCACCGCCCATGGCAGTCCTACTTCGACCTCATCCTGGTGGATGCACGGAAGCCTATGTTCTTCGGAGAGGGGACCGTCCTGAGGCAGGTGGACACTGTGAGTAAGATAGGACAACAAAGGGAGGGGCTGTTTTATACTCAATCGTCAtctaaaaagatgaaaaaaaaattagtcaAATAGAAGACAGGTGTTTTGATAGAAAGACAGCTTGACAAAACGTTATATTACTGGACTTCAGTGCCTTTAGTTCAGTTAATTAATAAAGCCTCCCTcattacagaaagaaaatgataAACCCCAAGCCTACCTAAATATTGGACTTAATAATTGTTTGTGATATACCCGTGAAAAGTAACGTTTGTTTTGCAGAGCACGGGGCGGTTAAAGATCGGGACCTACACAGGACCTTTGCAGCACGGCATTGTGTATTCTGGAGGTAAGGGGATCCGCTATTTCACTTGATATGTATTTGGAAATGGATGGCATATTGGCCATGTGTGGGAACTTAACCTAAAAATAGTTGGTATTTATACATCAgtgtaataaataacaaaatgacgTTTGTACGGTTTTACTATTTGTGATTCTTTACTGTGGCTCTAGGTGTATCGCTATCTATACAcatagacacaaacacacaggtaaAACCACCTCTTGTGTACGCTTGCAGGTTCATCAGACACTGTGTGCGACCTTTTGGGGGCAAAGGGCAAGGACATCGTCTACATTGGAGACCACATCTTCGGAGACATCCTAAAATCCAAAAAGCGACAGGGCTGGAGGACCTTCCTAGTCATCCCTGAGCTAGCCCAGGAGCTCCACGTGTGGACCGACAAGAGCTGTAAGAGCCCTTTCACAGTCTAATGTCTGGTACAAAATTACAGAGAGTACTTTGATTAAACTAAGGGGCACAGTGATGAGTCTGATACTCTGATAGAAATGTGTATGAAGAGCTGGATACAGAAAAGAATGCGCATCATTCGGGGCAGTGTCCTCATAGTTAATCCCTCAGCATGGGTCTGACTCTGCAAACTGCTATGTGCAACAGCGCCACCTGCAGACAGCAGAAGGGAAGGGAGCAGCTCCCATAGTAATACCTGCTGTGTGGATTCTCCCTGCGTTCCCATGACTAGGCTCCATCAGGACACGTCATTAGTTACtggcacatttgtttttttaatttaaagtttaaacttcACAAAGTTCACTCTATGACAGtcgttttaaatgtatgtatttaactcTAATCTATCCACCTggggttattatttatttttgttttggtctcgTCCCTAGCTCTGTTTGAAGAGTTACAGAGCCTGGATATCTTCCTGGCAGAACTCTACAAGTGAGTACAGAATTCTTCTCAATCTCATACATGGGATCGATGCTGCATCTCGTTTGCATGTTAGGACCAGTTCAAATTCAAAGTTCCATATTGTTTCCTATCtgaaattcgttttttttttttaaatacattttctcatcAGACATCTGGATAGTAGCAGTAATGAACGGCCAGACATCAGTTCCATTCAGAGACGTatcaaggtatttaaaaaaaaaaaaaaaaaaaatgttggtataGTTTCTATAAGCAGAAGAATTGTTAATTTATTATATCAAGGAGAATAATATCCCAGTCCAGGCTGATCTGGGATTTAAAGTCTGTTTACATGAACTCTGAAGTGTAAAGGCCCTATGCATACAGATACCTCACTGCTCAAAGAGGCCTGCATCTTTACCATTATGAGAGCGACCTGCACATGTGCAACCTTTGACAGGGATGTCACAAGCTCCTCTTTCAGTTCATCCCTGATGGCCTGGTATAGAGACTATGTGACCCCACCCCCTTATTCTAATCTATATTCCTCTTCATGTAGTTCTGACAGAGTATGAGCCTGTCTTCTGCTTTCTTGTTTGCCTGCAGAAAGTGACTCATGACATGGACATGTGCTACGGGATGATGGGCAGTTTGTTCCGCAGCGGGTCCCGTCAGACTCTGTTTGCCAACCAGGTGATGCGCTACGCAGATCTGTACGCTGCTTCCTTCATCAACCTCCTCTACTACCCCTTCAGCTACCTGTTCAGAGCTGCCCACGTCCTGGTGAGTAGAAACTGTGCAGCACAGTCCAGCCCCCAGCTCTGCACAAGTGTCACTTGCCACTAGCTTGCTTGTTGGTAACGTAAATTGCTTTCGAAGTTCTTCATGTTATACTGGTGCTAAGtctaaattacaaaaaacagcaagcaaggAGAACACTGTATGTATCAAGAATTGCTCTgaaatgaaatgtacatttttgatGTAGAATTATAAATGGtcatattttcagtttaaaatatttctgtcCTAAATGTATAAAGCAGTTTAATCATTTACCCTTaatctgataaaaaaataaataaaaataaacttacttATCAGGCCCACCAGAGGGACCCACagcactgtaaaaaatgtaatttggtgcTATACCTTGTAGCAGGAACAGAATCCTTCAGCTGTCTAATTCCAAGGGGTCCTGAACGTTAGAACTCAACAGCTTAGTCATGGCAAATTGCTGTCTTGTTTCTCCTTTCAAGATGCCACATGAGTCGACCGTGGAGCACGCTCACGTGGACATCAATGACGGCGAATCGCCTATGGCCACGCGGAATCGCAACGCCCTGGACTTCAAGGGTTACGACTACAAGCGTAGCCAACTGACCCGCTCAGTCAGCGAAATCAAACCACCCAACCTGTTCCCCCAGACCCCCCAGGAGATCACACACTGCCACGACGAGGATgacgatgaggaggaggaggaggaggaagaggaagaggaagagagaggaagaggagtaatgaagaaaaacaaactgtacaaCACAATCTATTGAGCTAATTAGAGGGTGGTGCTTGGAGTAATCAAAAtgcacaatatgaaaaaaataatcaaaaacaaaaaaatatacgaAAAACAcatatgtacgtgtgtgtgtgcgtgtgtgtatacaCATAGCGTACATAGGCATTCAGCGTTCTGTTAATGTTACTGTCTGTATAACAGACCAGTCTAATGACACTCGATTGACCCGCTTTCTTATTTGAGAGACTGTGACGGTGCAGTTTGTTCCACATAACATATGTTAGAAAGAAATATGTgtacaaaagttatttttaatgtataagaAGGTTAGATGTTCTAAGTTCTAAGAGATGAGTAGGCAGGAGCTCAAACTCATTTAAATAGTTTGGGGGTAGAAAAATGCATTTACGTTATAAAATAACTTTGCTGTGCAGTATATTGAATATAAGGCAAAATAAGAATAttggaggaaaaacaaaacaaaaaaaaacatttactaaatGGCACCAAGCAAATGTTACAATggagtgctgtatttaaatattggcTGGTTTTGAATCAGTATCTTGTAGTATGTACGATAGTTCTGGGCAAGTCATGCACAGTATTTAATGGTTATGCACCAATACTACTGTTTCGCATGTGGTGTTCATGTTCTTGTCTGTTTTTCATACATAGATTTAGTAACAGTATCAGGATTTTAAAGAAGCTCTAGTGCTCCAAAATAGCAAAAAGTCTTGCTACTTTCAGTTTTTTCAATTGCTTTTTCAGTCATCGTATTTTAGTTTGACATGATGGGATGGCTTTCCTGACCAGTGCATGGACTGAGAGGGTGAGCCATGCAATTAAAAGGTTTACCCAGAACTCAGTTCTGAAACACAGAAGCACATTTAGTACGACCATAGCTCAAGTGACAAGTGTGTGGTTGTTGTGGTTATATATTCAGAAGTAGTAGTGTGTTAAAGGTGTCCTGTATGGAAATACAAGATGTACTTAACACTGCTAGTGGatcttatttatatacagtatactcttCTGTTTCCTGGGGAGATTGTAGGGCTTTCTCACTGTCAGAACCGTCTCCCAATGGTGATGCTGCATTTGTACAGTGCTTTTCCTGCATTTCTTTCCTTTATCTGCATCGTCTGTCAGACTAAGAAGAGCCACAATGCTCCACAACAGCCTATTCTTGGAGATGTACTGAAATACATCATTAACACTGCACTGTGCCAGTGCATGCCAGTGTTCATTTTTCATTAGGAGAACCAACCCACTTACCTCTTTGAGACCATGCCAAGCACCTTTGGGTATTGGTGGGTTGCAAGCATCCCTCATAGTAAGAACCAGGATTAGTGTTACACCAGGCTTTGGTAGTTATTGATGCAGTTGTGTGTAAAACATTACACACCTTTGATTAGTGTTTAGCAGATCCGCTGTGGTTTTGGCTGGCTCATGAACATACTGCCTCTCAATCACACACTTCATCAGTGTGTGCATTTCTGATTTTTAACTTCTTCTAAAATTGCTTCTTTTAaacttttgctttgtttaaatttgtattcagtaccttcatattttgttgtatgtttttttttatctctgcaaAGTGATTTAAATGATCTGTTCTGCTCTGTAAAGGAGTGCAAGggtttatgcattaaaaaaaaaaataataatctggattCCTGTGTGCTCTTGCATGTGGAAccagtattattttgtaattattatttgaaatggttATACTGTAAACTGTAATCATTTAGTTTATGCATGTCCATACTCTTTTCACATCAGCTGATGGAATCTGATTTTAATGGCATATTCTTTACTGTCCATATTGTATTTCTTTCCTGGAACATGTTGATCCTTTGGAACTATAATTTTAAtggtaaataaaatgcaaatactcatgagttgtgttttaaattgatttttggaaattagaaaatgattcagcatcaacagcttCCAGCTATAGTGGGCATTAATacagtagatgcccgctggaacgtaaCCGCATTACCTGTGAATCAAATTTTATTGCagtgcagtgggctaattcactaccATGCTGTGCTGGTCCACCTCAgaggactgggttcaaatccagcagaTTCCTTCCATTGCTTTTAAAGACTTGGTTAATTTACCTTATAGTCAATGAAATGTCAAGTTCTTCCATGTaactattgttttttgtgtgcattCAAAAAATCTTAAGTTTATTATTGAGTGAACACAATATGTGTTCATTCAGTAATAGATTAGAGATTTTTTGAATGCACACAAATAGTTTCTCTTTTGGACAGCAACACACCCACCTGGCAGGGAGCAGCAGCAGACCCCTCACTCTTCTAAACCTGTAGAAACCCAACCAGCATTTGTTCCAACAACCAGCACCATTACTTACCTCAGGAACTCACCTCTGGGAGACAGATTGAAACCGCTGTCCTCAGGGAGGAAAAGACCatgggattagcccactgcaccaccagctctcACAGGAAAGGTGTGTTTCAGACTGACTAATAaggtaaattaaataattatttaaaaataaaggaataagaACTGAACCCTGTTCCCCAAGAAGGATAAGCACAGCATGCTAATTAATTCGCCTCTTTTATCATTGTCTATATAGGAAATTATAAAATTATTGGAAAATAAAAGGATGAATCACCTGGATTTGAACTCAGTACTCTAAGCTGTACAGCACAGcatgctagtgaattagcccacagTGCCATAGAAAAGTCTCCTTTATCACTCTAGGAAATTAACAAACTCTGAAAATAAAGGCAGGAATCAATTGGAATGGAACAGTCCCTCAAGGAGGCACAGCACAGCATGCTAAGAATTAGTCTACTGCacttctgtggaaaaaaaaaagatctttgatTGACT
Protein-coding sequences here:
- the LOC121321731 gene encoding cytosolic purine 5'-nucleotidase — its product is MTTSWSDRLQNYADLPANMDGVAMKKYRREAYHRVFVNRSLAMEKIKCFGFDMDYTLAVYKSPEYESLGFDLTVERLVSIGYPQELLNFVYDSTFPTRGLVFDTMYGNLLKVDAYGNILVCAHGFVFIRGPEIREQYSNKFIQRDDTERFYILNTLFNLPETYLFACLVDFFNNCPRYTSCDTGFKDGDLFMSYKSMFQDVRDAVDWVHYKGSLKEKTVENLEKYVVKDHKLPLLLSRMNEVAKVFLATNSDYKYTEKIMTYLFDFDHGPKPGTPHRPWQSYFDLILVDARKPMFFGEGTVLRQVDTSTGRLKIGTYTGPLQHGIVYSGGSSDTVCDLLGAKGKDIVYIGDHIFGDILKSKKRQGWRTFLVIPELAQELHVWTDKSSLFEELQSLDIFLAELYKHLDSSSNERPDISSIQRRIKKVTHDMDMCYGMMGSLFRSGSRQTLFANQVMRYADLYAASFINLLYYPFSYLFRAAHVLMPHESTVEHAHVDINDGESPMATRNRNALDFKGYDYKRSQLTRSVSEIKPPNLFPQTPQEITHCHDEDDDEEEEEEEEEEEERGRGVMKKNKLYNTIY